GCGGTACGCGCCAAGCTGGCCGACAGTGAGCGACGCTTCATCGAAGGGGGCGCCAAATGAGCCAGGGCGACCGCCACTTCGACGAACTGGCCACGCGCTTCGCCGAGAAGATCTATGGCGGCGCGAAGGGCGCGATCCGTCTCGCGGTGCTCCAGGCCGACCTCGCCGAAGCGCTGCCGGAACGCCCGCTGCGCGTGCTGGATATCGGCGCGGGGCTCGGCCATATGTCGCTGTGGCTGGCCGGCCGGGGACATGACGTCACCCTCGCCGAGCCAGCCGCACCAATGCTCGAAGGCGCACGCCAGCGCTTCGGGGAAGCCGGCCTGGAGGCCACCTTCATCGAGGCGCCCTGGCAGGACCTGCTCGGCCAGCTCAACCAACCCTACGACCTGGTGATCTGCCACGCCGTGCTCGAATGGCTCGCCGAGCCGCTGGCAATCCTGCCGGTGCTGCATCAGTTGACCCACACCGACGGCTGGCTGTCGCTGGCCTTCTATAACCGCGATGCGCTGATCTACCGCAACCTGCTCAAGGGCCATTTCCGTAAGCTGCGCAAGAACCGCTTTGCCGGCGAAGGACAGAGCCTTACCCCACAGGAGCCGCTCGATCCCCGCGCATTGGAGGCGGCCATGAGCGGACACTGGAGCATCGAGGCGCGCAGCGGCGTGCGCGTGTTCCACGACTACATGCCGGTGGAGTTCCAGCACAAGGCCGAACCGCTGGACCTGGTGGAAATGGAACTGCAATACCGCCGGCATCCGGCGTTCGCGGGGCTGGGCCGCTACCTGCACTGGCTGTGCCGGCCACAGGAATAGGTGCATAGTTTCGCTAGCGCACGCCAATCGTCATCCGCGTGCGGGAGTCCGTCATGTCGCGTCGCCTGCTGTTGCTAACGCTCCTGGGCGCCCTGGCCGCCTGCCAGGGCAGCAATCCCTACACCGCCACCTCGCTGCCAATGCCGCCCGCGCCAGCGTCGGCGGCGAACCCCGGCCTCGACCCCGGCAGCTATCCGGCGCCGCCACTGGATTACGGGCACTACCGCTCGTGGAGCTGGAACGACGGCAGCGGCTTCGGCGGCCCGTTGCAGGACGCGGTCAGCGAAGCGCTCGACCAGCGCGGCCTGCGCCCGGCACGCGGCAATGCGCCGGCCGACCTCTACGTGAGCGCGCACCTTTCCAGCGAGCAGCGCACCCGCCAGGTCACCGACTATTACGGCGGCGGCTACTACGGCGGCTGGGGCGATCCCTGGTACGGTGGAGGCTACTATCCCGTCACCCGCACCTATGTGGTCACCGTCAGTGTGGTCCGCATCGCACTGTTCGACGCCCGCAGCCACCAGCAAGTGTGGAGCGGCAGCGCCGAGTACGAGAAAGGCGACAGCCAGAACGACCAGGCCCGCGCCCTGCGCGAAGCCGCGCGCAAGGCAATGGACGGCTATCCGCCAGGCTGAGCCCTGGCCCGCCGGCGACACCGCTCAAGCGCTCTGCCGCTTGCCTTTGCGCAGACTCTGCGCTTGGATGGAAACTCTGTCAGGAGTATTCCCACCATGATCCGCCGTTTGCTGTTGCTGGGCCTTCTGCTGAGCCTGGCCGCCTGCGAGACCACCAGTCTCAGCCGTGACTACGACACCACCCGCGACTTCGCCCTCTACCAGACCTGGAGCTGGGCGCAACCCTCGTTCGAATACCGTCCGGACGACCCGCGGATCAAGAGCGACCTCACCGAACAACGCATCAGCCAGTCGGTCGCCGACCAGCTCGAACAACGCGGCCTGCGCCAGGCCCAGGACGGCAATCGGGGCGACGTCAAAGTGCGCGCCTACCTGATCGTCGACCAGCGCCAGGACCAGGTCACCACCAACTACGGCGGCTACTGGGGTGGTTACTGGGGCGGCTACTGGGGGCCGCCACCGATGGCCGAAACCCGCACCGTCACCTACAAGGTCGCCACCATCCAGGTCGACCTGTTCGATGGCAAGGATGGCAAACTGGTCTGGCGCGGCAGCGGCGAGCAGGTCATGCGCAGCAGCCCGCCATCGCCCGCCGAGCGCGAAGCGGCGATCCGCGAGACGGTGCAGAAAGTCCTCTCGCAATATCCTCCCCACTGAGCCGGGAACAGCCGTGGAACATCCAGCCCTCGATCATCGCCCCGCCCTTGCCAGCGACCTCGACGAGGTAGTGCTTTTTGCGCAGGATCGCGACGAACTCTTCTACTGCTACCCCAAGGCGAGCTGGCCGCTGACAGTCGCGCAGCTTGCCGCCGCCATCGCCGAACGCCGTGGCAGCACCCTTGCCACGCTGGAGGGGCGCCCGGCGGGCTTCGCCAACTTCTACCAGTGGCAACTCAACGAACATTGCGCCCTGGGCAACATGATGGTGGCGCCCTGGGCGCGACGGCATGGTGTGGCGCAGTACCTGATCGACGTCATGGAGAAACTCGCCCGGGACCAGTACAAGGCACGGCTGATGAAGGTGTCCTGCTTCAACGCCAACGCCGCCGGTCTGCTGCTCTACACCCGGCTGGGCTACCGTCCGCAGGCCATCGTCGAGCGCATCGACCCGCAAGGCCGGCGCGTCGCCCTGATACAACTGGAGAAAACCCTTGAGCACGCCTGACCAACAGCGGGTGCTGATCATCGTCAGCAGTGGCCCCAGTACCCCGGCGCGCTGCGCCGCGCCGTTCTACACCGCCACCCTGCTCGCCTGCATGGACGCCCAGGTCACCCTGTTCCTCAGCGGCGAGGGCACCCGCCTGGCGTTCCAGGACGTGTCCGACCACCTCTACGCCGCCGAAGGCGGAGAGCCCGTCAGCCACTTCATCCAGCAGGCCAAGGAAGCCGGTGCTCGCCTGCTGATGTGCCGCGCACCGGGCGTGCCCATCGACGAGAGCCGGCTCATGGAGGAGATCGACGAAGTCGCCAGTGGTGGTGAACTGGCGCGGATGATCCTCGAATACGATCGGGTACTGACCCTGTGAAGCTGCACGGCCTGGAGTTCCCCGACGGCCTGCTCTACGCCCCGGAGTACAACCTCTGGCTGCGCGAAGAGCCCGGCGGCGCCGTCACCCTGGGCCTGACCGCCTACGGCTGCGCGCT
The Pseudomonas triclosanedens DNA segment above includes these coding regions:
- a CDS encoding methyltransferase domain-containing protein — encoded protein: MSQGDRHFDELATRFAEKIYGGAKGAIRLAVLQADLAEALPERPLRVLDIGAGLGHMSLWLAGRGHDVTLAEPAAPMLEGARQRFGEAGLEATFIEAPWQDLLGQLNQPYDLVICHAVLEWLAEPLAILPVLHQLTHTDGWLSLAFYNRDALIYRNLLKGHFRKLRKNRFAGEGQSLTPQEPLDPRALEAAMSGHWSIEARSGVRVFHDYMPVEFQHKAEPLDLVEMELQYRRHPAFAGLGRYLHWLCRPQE
- a CDS encoding DUF4136 domain-containing protein, whose product is MSRRLLLLTLLGALAACQGSNPYTATSLPMPPAPASAANPGLDPGSYPAPPLDYGHYRSWSWNDGSGFGGPLQDAVSEALDQRGLRPARGNAPADLYVSAHLSSEQRTRQVTDYYGGGYYGGWGDPWYGGGYYPVTRTYVVTVSVVRIALFDARSHQQVWSGSAEYEKGDSQNDQARALREAARKAMDGYPPG
- a CDS encoding DUF4136 domain-containing protein, whose product is MIRRLLLLGLLLSLAACETTSLSRDYDTTRDFALYQTWSWAQPSFEYRPDDPRIKSDLTEQRISQSVADQLEQRGLRQAQDGNRGDVKVRAYLIVDQRQDQVTTNYGGYWGGYWGGYWGPPPMAETRTVTYKVATIQVDLFDGKDGKLVWRGSGEQVMRSSPPSPAEREAAIRETVQKVLSQYPPH
- a CDS encoding GNAT family N-acetyltransferase: MEHPALDHRPALASDLDEVVLFAQDRDELFYCYPKASWPLTVAQLAAAIAERRGSTLATLEGRPAGFANFYQWQLNEHCALGNMMVAPWARRHGVAQYLIDVMEKLARDQYKARLMKVSCFNANAAGLLLYTRLGYRPQAIVERIDPQGRRVALIQLEKTLEHA
- a CDS encoding DsrE family protein codes for the protein MSTPDQQRVLIIVSSGPSTPARCAAPFYTATLLACMDAQVTLFLSGEGTRLAFQDVSDHLYAAEGGEPVSHFIQQAKEAGARLLMCRAPGVPIDESRLMEEIDEVASGGELARMILEYDRVLTL